In Oncorhynchus tshawytscha isolate Ot180627B linkage group LG01, Otsh_v2.0, whole genome shotgun sequence, the genomic stretch tacttgcttgttttgtcacataaactgaaattagacaaactagaagtttagcaaccaggaaatgacagggcaatttctgcatagtgcacctttaagCAATCGATTTTGTGAAATTGTGGTGACTATAATCTTTAATACTAATGTCAGCAATTTGAAGTATTTCCTGTAATTATTGTGTGGTGAAAACCTTAGTCTGTGTAGGCTAATGTAGAAACACGTTCTGTCCACCATAGGGAACTTGGCATAATTTAAATATGTCAAAGTAATTCAATGTATTAATATATAATGATAGTAAATGCACACTCacacatttttacaacaattacatatttttcttcctGCTGTAACCGTGGAGAGAGCTTAAAAATCCTCCTACGTACAATTTAACTTGGCGCTCTAGGCTAGTGTCCATAGGGTCTGTGCAGCAGGCTAACACCACCCTTGTAACACCCTAACACCACCCTTGTCCCAcacttattactgcattgtcggaactagaagcacaagcatttcgctacactcgcattaacatctgctaaccatgtgtatgtgacaaataaaatttgatttgatttgatttgtagctagctagcttatatttatattctgttcaAAGGCAAATTGGCTCTGGAAGCCAAAACAGCCAATTACTTTAATCTAAACGCGAATCTCAAATTGCGGTacagttctagaaacataaatcccCATActttcatatcaaatcaaaataatttcacaaatgcaaaacaCCCACTTACTGTACACTGTTTGAACCGGTTTTAACACAGTAGCAGTCGGCTGTCATTTTCAGTGACAACGTTTTTGTGGCATCTATTTTCCGTTTACACCGGTGTTCGAAGACTCAGATAGCTAGTCCACTCTGTCTTCTGTATTTTTTTCCGTAAAACAAGCACTTTAGCATGGAAATATGACCGTCTGGGAACCCAAACCCTATAAAGATGTTtatcaatttaaccttttgtttCTTGAAAATgatttctcgctgatatgaaagataggGTCTTTATGCTTCCTAAAACGTCATTCAAGTGATGCGTGGTAATGTTCAATCCGAGCATCGGcgctcttaacaaaactcccccgtACAGAAGACTCCTTCGTCCAGTGACTCGTATGTGTAATGTAaaggaactgagagtcatgatcaagagCTAGGTTATATTTAGAATAACAAACTACAGATCTGATATAGTCCCGTCCTTCATATAACCATATTCTTCTGACAAACTCAATGAGTGAGTATAAAGTACTAATAACTTCCTAGACCTGTTTTCGAATCATATGTAATATATCCCACTTGCAGATCAATCACTGGGATAACGATATCATGGGTGGTGTGAAGCAGGAGCAAAATGATGGACCTCCACCAAGAGGCACGCAGTCCTCTGATGCAGTACAAGAAGAGGCAAGAGAAGGGGAATTGGCCCCATACTGACATGAATAACAGTACTGTCTCTACTCTGTGTATACACAGACTACCCACTGTATGGTTATCTCATTGTTTCCTATGTGTTGTTACCATTCTATGACCTGATCTagcttaaaggcccaatgcaacCGTTTTTATCCTAATATCAAATACTTTCTGTGTAACAGTTTAAGTGCCTTACTGTAATCATTTTCCATTAAattggtcaaaaagaaacaaatagCTTTTCACCAAAAAACTATTTcccaagcaagaatttagctaggactgtctgagtgGAGAGGGATATGTAATGGTTAGTGTAATTCGGGCCCCTTGGGACATGCCAACCAtaaaccttaaccattttacatttcaacttGAATGGGGTGATGTCAGAGTTGGACATACCAAGGATCCCACATAGTCTTTTCCGATATGTAATCTAAAAACTagcggtttggaactctcttactTATTGGTCTGTATTAACTTATACCACTTGGCGACGGCACCAGGCAAGCCAAAACTCCACCCATgcaaaacctgctgattagaaggtcctgtgtagattgtgttttcaaccagcaactatcaggaaataactcTGATCAAATTTCTAAACagttttacagtgttagtttcatcagctgttgtacaatatgatacaaaacccATGAGAAACATCATTCTGACTGCATTGGCTCTTTAAATTGGAGAAGAGCATAAacattgtgatgatgatgatgtcatgcTATGTTTCCTGATTTTTGATACACACTTTCACATTGCTAGCATTTTATAATTTCATCCTGGATCGCctgtctgttctctttctgtACAGCCTGTGAAGAAGAGAGGTTGGCCCAAGGGTAAGAAGAGAAAGAAGGTGTTGCCCAATGGTCCCAAGGCACCAGTGACAGGATATGTGCGTTTCCTGAATGAACGGCGGGAGCAGATCCGTGCCAAACACCCCGACCTGCCCTTTCCAGAAATCACCAAGAGGCTGGGTGCAGAGTGGAGCCGCTTAGCACCTCATGATAAACAGGTGCCTTCAGGCTTTATGGGTCGGGAAGAGAAATGTAGTTGTAGGAACAGTTACACACTTTTTTTGTCCCAGCTTTGTATTTAGTGGCAGTGCATTCAGTAGCATTGCGCATCATTTTCTGCATAGTTATATTTATATGAATATTTATAGACTAGCCAGATCTGTTTGATAAGCCCAGGTCGGCCTTCACAACTACAGGCTATAATGTTGAGGAGAAGCCTGGGAATGCAAGCTACCAGTGTATTGAgatctcttctgtgtgtgtctggagtggACTGAAGTTTGCTTGTGTGCTGACCTGATAGCGCTTCCTGGATGAGGCAGAGCGAGAGAAGCTGCAGTATGCCCGGGAGCTGAGAGAATACCAACAGAGTGAAGCCTATCAGATCACCTGTGCCAAGATCCAGGACAAGAAGGTCAAGAGAGGTCAGAGTTGTGACGCATCTAACTTATTAGATGAGATATGTGACACGTCTACcttctacagtggggcaaaaaagtatttagtcagccaccaattgtgcaagttctccaacttaaaaagatgagaggcctgcaattttcattataggtacacttcaactatgacagacaaaatgagaagaaaaaaatccagaaaatcacattgtagaatttttaatgagtttaattgcaaattatggtggaaaataagtatttggtcaataacaaaagtttatctcaatactttgttataaaccctttgttggcaatgacagaggtcaaatgttttctgtaagtcttcacaaggttttcacacactgttgctggtattttggcccattcctctatgcagatctcctctagagcagtgatgttttggggctgttgctgggcaacacggactttcaactccctccaaagattttctatgtggttgagatctggagactggctaggccactccaggaccttgacatgcttcttacgaagccactccgttGCCCGGGcgttgtgtttgggatcattgtcatgctgaaagacccagccatgtttcatcttcaatgtccttgctgatggaaggaggttttcacacaaaatctcacgatacatggccccattcattctttcctttacacggatcagtcgtcctggtccctttgcagaaaaacggccccaaagcatgatgtttccacccccatgcttcacagtaggtatggtgttctttggatgcaactcagcattctttgtcctccaaacacgacgagttgagtttttaccaaaaagttatattttgttttcatctgaccatatgacattctccaaatcttcttctggatcatccaaatgctctttagcaaacttcagacgggcctggaaatgtactggcttaagcagggggacacgtctggcactgcaggatttgagtccctggcggcgtagtgtgttactgatggtaggctttgttactttggtcccagctctctgcaggtcattcactaggtccccccgtgtggttctgggatttttgctcaccgttcttgtgatcattttgaccccacggggtgagatcttgcgtggagccccagatcgagggagattatcagtggtcttgtatgtcttccatttcctagtaattgctcccacagttgatttcttcaaaccaagctgcttacctattgcagattcagtcttcccagcctggtgcaggtctacaattttgtttctgatgtcctttgacagctctttggtcttggccatagtggagtttggagtgtgactgtttgaggttgtggacaggtgtcttttatactgataacaagttcaaacaggtgccattaatacaggtaacgagtggaggacagaggagcctctgaaagaagttacaggtctgtgagagccagaaatcttgcttgtttgtaggtgaccaaatacttattttccaccataatttgcaaataaattcattaaaaatcctacaatgtgatttctggatttttttttctcattttgtctgtcacagttgaagtgtacctatgatgaaaattacaggcctctcttgtctttttaagtgggagaacttgcacaattggtggctgactaaatactttttttgccccactgtatttcattAGTTTGACAGGGTGGTTAAAACTGTTCCTTTCAGTTTTTGTCTTTTGTTCATTTTTCTTCTTTGAGCATTTAAATAATGGGATCTTCTTTTTCAGAAGAGTCTCCATCTGTCATTATCAATGCTAACAGTTCTGGATCAGCTGCTCTGAAGGTACAGTTAGCCTTACATAATGTGTTGTGTTTCTGAATAGAGGTTATGAGTAGGCTGACTTCTGATTTTGTGCCATGTGTTAACGGGTTGATTTGTTTTGAATTATGTCCTCTAGGGTTCAGATCATCTGTCCAACAGATTTGATGTTCCAATATTTACAGAGGAATTCCTGGACCAGAACAAGGGTATGAGACAGGCAGAGGAGCATCTCTGGGACAAACACTGTTTCAGTGAAGAAAGTTCTAGCTATTTCCTTACTAATGGTTGTTTCTTTGCTCCCAGCCCGGGAAGCGGAGCTGCGGCGTTTACGCAAAGCAAATGTGGAGTTTGAGGAGCAGAACGCAGTGTTGCAgaagcacatttcagacatgtacAGCGCTAAGGAGAGACTGGAAGCTGAACTGGGGCAGGATGAGCTCCGGACGCAGGCTCTGCACAGGCACCTGCTGGCCATCAAACACACCCTCGTCAGCAGCCTGTCCACTGTGGCCCTGCCAGGTCAGAACCATGTCACTGGGCCCTCTCATTCATCTCGGAACCTGATAGCACAGTCTCCCTGTATGATTTGGCTGCTTTTACTTATGTTGAAGTTTCCTTACCATGAAAGTAGTTTGTAGACGTAAAAACATAACGTGTTTGTTGATGAATTGGCCAAAATCAACATTGATGACTTGTCCTTAGCAAGACATTTTGAAACATACAGATTTGGTTCTAATGGTTTCAAAATATTTTAAACTACAATATTTTAGTATTTCTTCCATCAACCCCCAATATTGTCCATATAGGAATTGAATCCTTAGTTTCACTACACTTTCTCTCCAGGCACGGGTGAGACCCCCTCTCTTGGTACCCTGGACTCTTACCTGAGTCGCCTGAGTGGTACTCTGGAGAGCAATCCTCATGAGCACCGTGCCTTGCTGGCTCAGCTTCACGATGTCCTTTCTCACCTTGACAGGTAACACACCTGTGAGAAGATCTAATACCTTGAGTTGTACTGAGTTATGTCAGGGAACATACATGACCTACAGGCTTGTGCATTACcattcatatacagtggggcaaaaagtatttagtcagccaccaattgtgcaagttctcccactcaaaaagatgagaggcctgtaattttcatcataggtacacttcaactatggcagacaaaatgagggaaaaaaatccagaaaatcacattgtaggattttttaaaatgaatttatttgcaaattatggtggaaaataagtatttggtcacctacaaacaagcaagatttctggctctcacagacctgtaacttcttctttaagaggctcctctgtcctccactcgttacctgtattaatggcacctgtttgaacttgttatcagtataaaagacacctgtccacaacctcaaacagtcacactccaaactccactatggccaagaccaaagagctgtcaaaggacaacagaaacac encodes the following:
- the hmg20b gene encoding SWI/SNF-related matrix-associated actin-dependent regulator of chromatin subfamily E member 1-related isoform X3 produces the protein MGGVKQEQNDGPPPRGTQSSDAVQEEPVKKRGWPKGKKRKKVLPNGPKAPVTGYVRFLNERREQIRAKHPDLPFPEITKRLGAEWSRLAPHDKQRFLDEAEREKLQYARELREYQQSEAYQITCAKIQDKKVKREESPSVIINANSSGSAALKGSDHLSNRFDVPIFTEEFLDQNKAREAELRRLRKANVEFEEQNAVLQKHISDMYSAKERLEAELGQDELRTQALHRHLLAIKHTLVSSLSTVALPGTGETPSLGTLDSYLSRLSGTLESNPHEHRALLAQLHDVLSHLDSEKL
- the hmg20b gene encoding SWI/SNF-related matrix-associated actin-dependent regulator of chromatin subfamily E member 1-related isoform X1 — translated: MMDLHQEARSPLMQYKKRQEKGNWPHTDMNNSTVSTLCIHRLPTPVKKRGWPKGKKRKKVLPNGPKAPVTGYVRFLNERREQIRAKHPDLPFPEITKRLGAEWSRLAPHDKQRFLDEAEREKLQYARELREYQQSEAYQITCAKIQDKKVKREESPSVIINANSSGSAALKGSDHLSNRFDVPIFTEEFLDQNKAREAELRRLRKANVEFEEQNAVLQKHISDMYSAKERLEAELGQDELRTQALHRHLLAIKHTLVSSLSTVALPGTGETPSLGTLDSYLSRLSGTLESNPHEHRALLAQLHDVLSHLDSEKL
- the hmg20b gene encoding SWI/SNF-related matrix-associated actin-dependent regulator of chromatin subfamily E member 1-related isoform X2, with protein sequence MMDLHQEARSPLMQYKKRQEKGNWPHTDMNNSTVSTLCIHRLPTPVKKRGWPKGKKRKKVLPNGPKAPVTGYVRFLNERREQIRAKHPDLPFPEITKRLGAEWSRLAPHDKQRFLDEAEREKLQYARELREYQQSEAYQITCAKIQDKKVKRESPSVIINANSSGSAALKGSDHLSNRFDVPIFTEEFLDQNKAREAELRRLRKANVEFEEQNAVLQKHISDMYSAKERLEAELGQDELRTQALHRHLLAIKHTLVSSLSTVALPGTGETPSLGTLDSYLSRLSGTLESNPHEHRALLAQLHDVLSHLDSEKL